Proteins encoded within one genomic window of Candidatus Syntrophocurvum alkaliphilum:
- the tatC gene encoding twin-arginine translocase subunit TatC — protein MDLSAGEKQTIIQHLEELRNSLLISVVAIIIGAVASFAYSEQILAFLIKPLMLLNETPIATGVTEAFFVKLKISFISGFILAFPIVVWAVWRFFRPALYPTERKYFYILFPISIILFSSGILFSYFVVLRVILEFFILIAGQNIETMFKIDQYISFILTFTIPFGLIFQLPVVVFFLTKIGVIKYQMLAKNRKYALLIIVVLAAAITPADPLSNLLMSVPTFFLYEVSIWVSKWSSPNKERKEKGSKFFGKKKEKEDEADEEK, from the coding sequence ATGGATTTAAGTGCAGGAGAAAAACAGACAATTATACAGCATCTTGAAGAGCTTAGAAACTCACTTCTTATTTCTGTAGTTGCAATAATAATAGGAGCAGTAGCATCTTTCGCATATAGTGAGCAGATATTAGCTTTCTTAATCAAGCCTCTTATGCTTTTGAATGAAACTCCAATTGCAACTGGAGTAACTGAAGCATTTTTTGTAAAACTTAAAATTTCTTTTATTTCTGGTTTTATTTTAGCTTTTCCAATAGTTGTTTGGGCAGTTTGGCGTTTTTTTAGGCCAGCTTTGTATCCTACTGAAAGAAAATATTTTTACATATTATTTCCTATAAGCATTATACTTTTTTCTTCAGGAATTTTGTTTTCATATTTTGTTGTTTTAAGAGTTATTTTAGAATTCTTTATATTAATAGCAGGACAAAACATTGAAACAATGTTTAAAATCGACCAATATATATCATTCATACTTACATTCACCATACCATTTGGACTGATATTTCAATTACCCGTGGTAGTCTTCTTTTTAACTAAAATTGGTGTTATAAAATATCAAATGCTAGCTAAAAATCGTAAATATGCATTGCTGATTATAGTTGTTTTAGCAGCGGCTATAACTCCAGCTGATCCATTATCAAATTTATTAATGAGTGTTCCCACTTTCTTCCTTTATGAAGTTAGTATATGGGTTTCGAAGTGGTCTAGTCCTAATAAAGAAAGAAAAGAAAAGGGCAGTAAATTTTTTGGTAAAAAGAAAGAAAAAGAAGATGAAGCTGATGAAGAAAAATAA
- the cobA gene encoding uroporphyrinogen-III C-methyltransferase, translating to MNKKGYVYLVGAGPGDPGLFTLKGKSLLSKAEVVVYDRLVSKTILSYINPDAEVYYVGKASGNHALSQDEINELLLSKAQQGKMVVRLKGGDPYLFGRGGEEALYLKDHGINSEVVPGITSAIAVPAYAGIPVTHRELTSSFAVITGHEKPGKTESSIQWEKISTGIGTLVFLMGIENLSFIVKNLLENGREKTTPVALIRWGTNPEQEVIISTLEKVEKDVYETNFKSPAIIVVGEVVNLRDKLKWIEDKPLWGTKIVVTRARAQASLLTEKIQMLGGQPIEFPSIEIKKEENLYPLYNAFQTMENYDWLIFTSVNAVKIFFEELMEQNYDIRSLNNINICAIGPVTRDSLRDKGLKVDVVPDEYKAEGIIEELRTKIKPGQSVLLPRARGARSILPETIREWDVYVNEVYLYEAVTTSNISEEQIKDILEGNVDYITFTSSSTVTNFVNIIGKDNIDKINSSIKIACIGPITAGTAKENNFSVDTVADRYTIDGLIEAILIDRG from the coding sequence ATGAATAAGAAAGGATATGTATATCTTGTTGGAGCAGGGCCTGGTGACCCTGGTTTATTTACTCTTAAAGGTAAATCCTTACTTAGTAAAGCAGAGGTAGTAGTTTATGACAGACTTGTAAGTAAAACTATCCTATCATATATAAATCCAGATGCAGAAGTATATTATGTTGGAAAAGCTTCAGGCAATCATGCTTTATCTCAAGACGAGATAAATGAACTGTTACTTAGTAAAGCCCAGCAAGGTAAAATGGTAGTACGTTTAAAGGGTGGAGATCCTTATTTATTTGGCCGTGGTGGTGAAGAAGCCCTATATTTAAAAGATCATGGAATTAATTCTGAAGTAGTGCCCGGTATAACTTCAGCTATAGCTGTACCAGCTTATGCTGGAATTCCTGTTACTCATAGAGAATTAACCTCAAGTTTTGCTGTTATTACCGGACATGAGAAACCTGGTAAAACCGAAAGCTCTATTCAGTGGGAAAAAATATCAACTGGAATAGGCACCTTAGTATTTTTAATGGGTATTGAAAACCTATCTTTTATAGTAAAGAACTTATTAGAAAATGGGCGTGAGAAAACAACACCGGTAGCTTTAATAAGATGGGGAACTAACCCTGAACAAGAAGTTATTATATCTACTCTTGAAAAAGTAGAAAAGGATGTTTATGAAACAAATTTTAAATCTCCAGCAATAATTGTTGTTGGAGAAGTTGTAAATCTTAGAGATAAATTAAAATGGATAGAGGATAAACCATTATGGGGAACAAAAATTGTAGTTACTAGAGCCAGGGCACAGGCTAGTCTTTTAACCGAAAAAATACAAATGCTTGGTGGTCAGCCAATAGAATTTCCTTCTATTGAAATAAAGAAAGAAGAAAACTTATATCCTTTATATAATGCATTTCAAACAATGGAAAATTATGATTGGCTTATTTTCACTAGTGTAAATGCTGTTAAAATTTTCTTTGAAGAATTAATGGAGCAAAACTATGATATTCGTTCCTTAAATAATATAAATATTTGTGCAATAGGACCTGTGACAAGAGATAGCTTAAGAGACAAAGGCTTAAAAGTAGATGTAGTGCCTGATGAATACAAAGCAGAAGGAATTATTGAAGAACTTCGCACAAAAATTAAGCCAGGACAGTCAGTACTATTACCTAGAGCAAGAGGTGCTAGAAGTATACTTCCAGAAACAATACGTGAATGGGATGTTTATGTAAACGAAGTTTATCTTTATGAAGCTGTTACCACTTCTAATATTTCTGAAGAACAGATTAAAGATATTTTAGAAGGCAATGTTGATTATATTACTTTTACTAGCTCTTCTACAGTAACTAACTTTGTTAATATTATCGGTAAAGACAATATTGATAAAATCAATTCTAGTATAAAAATAGCTTGTATAGGACCTATTACTGCAGGGACAGCAAAGGAGAACAATTTCTCTGTTGATACTGTAGCTGATAGATATACTATTGATGGTTTAATTGAGGCAATTTTAATAGATCGCGGTTAA
- a CDS encoding Sec-independent protein translocase subunit TatA/TatB, translating to MFGFIGNLGPWELILVLAIVLIIIGPGKLPQIGESMGKAIQNFRSAKIEEYDDLEEKSQKD from the coding sequence ATGTTTGGTTTTATTGGGAATTTAGGTCCTTGGGAATTAATATTAGTTTTAGCAATAGTACTAATAATAATTGGACCAGGAAAGCTACCTCAGATAGGTGAATCAATGGGGAAAGCTATACAAAACTTTAGAAGTGCCAAAATAGAAGAATATGATGATTTAGAAGAAAAAAGCCAGAAAGACTAG
- a CDS encoding 4-hydroxybenzoate octaprenyltransferase, giving the protein MVLTKINKFVQMIDLGHTLFGLPFAYLGAFLAIQGMPTAHQLIWITVAMVSARTAALCLNRLIDRRIDRLNPRTSNWVLAKEELNPQIIWGLVFVFFAILLYSAWQLNMLCVKLAPLAVIVLWVYSYTKRFTWWCHLFLGIAIGIGPAGAWIAVTGTLDWQPFILSLAVACWIAGFDTMYACQDIEFDRKHNLHSIPARFGEKGALIFSSVFHVFTVIFLVLTGLVLNLGFTYYLGVAFATVILLYQHIIVTPGNLDRVNFASFKVNRYVGLIIFILTIIDIF; this is encoded by the coding sequence ATGGTATTGACTAAAATTAATAAGTTTGTGCAAATGATAGATTTAGGACATACTTTATTTGGACTTCCTTTTGCTTATTTAGGTGCATTTTTGGCAATTCAAGGAATGCCAACAGCACATCAATTGATATGGATTACAGTTGCTATGGTAAGTGCTAGAACAGCTGCTTTATGTTTAAATAGACTGATTGATCGGAGAATAGATAGACTCAATCCTAGAACTTCAAATTGGGTATTAGCAAAAGAAGAACTCAATCCCCAAATTATTTGGGGATTGGTCTTCGTGTTTTTTGCTATACTACTTTATTCGGCATGGCAATTAAATATGCTATGTGTAAAACTAGCACCATTAGCTGTTATAGTACTATGGGTATATTCTTATACTAAGAGATTTACATGGTGGTGCCACTTATTTTTAGGTATAGCAATTGGAATTGGTCCTGCAGGTGCATGGATAGCAGTTACAGGCACATTAGATTGGCAACCTTTTATTTTATCTTTAGCTGTTGCTTGTTGGATAGCAGGTTTTGATACAATGTATGCTTGTCAAGATATAGAATTTGACCGCAAACATAATTTGCATTCCATTCCAGCTCGTTTTGGTGAAAAGGGTGCACTTATATTTTCATCTGTATTTCATGTATTTACGGTAATATTTTTAGTTTTAACAGGACTTGTATTAAACTTGGGATTTACTTATTATTTAGGTGTTGCTTTTGCCACAGTTATATTACTTTATCAACATATTATTGTTACTCCAGGTAATTTGGATAGGGTGAATTTTGCATCCTTTAAAGTTAATAGATATGTAGGTTTAATAATATTTATTCTAACTATAATAGATATTTTTTAA
- a CDS encoding polyprenyl synthetase family protein, whose protein sequence is MVEFDFFYPISRELDIIEEDLSKHIDTNVSLLMNASTHLVKAGGKRLRPAFTLLTAKLYSNDLEDVIPMAVALELIHMATLVHDDVIDNSDTRRGADTVKKNWGNRLSLYSGNFVFARSLSLIASYNRSDLVDVLADASMRICEGEIYQMLSSYNTEQSLKDYLRRIERKTALLISVSCQLGAMIKNAKKEEVLAIQRYGYYLGMAFQITDDILDFIADEQTLGKPTGSDIRQGVITLPALFALKHDSRKKELKYLLTSPELCQRQADRIIDIVTNSHGIDYAYNVTNKYSIKAKEQLRLLPNCELKDTLASLTDFISARDF, encoded by the coding sequence ATGGTAGAATTTGATTTTTTTTATCCAATAAGTCGGGAATTAGATATTATTGAGGAGGATTTATCAAAACATATAGATACTAATGTTTCGTTATTAATGAATGCTTCTACACATTTAGTTAAGGCGGGTGGCAAAAGACTAAGACCAGCATTTACCTTACTTACCGCCAAGCTATACTCGAATGATTTAGAAGATGTTATTCCTATGGCAGTCGCATTAGAACTTATACATATGGCTACATTAGTACACGATGATGTAATAGATAACTCAGATACTCGACGTGGGGCAGATACGGTAAAAAAGAACTGGGGAAACAGGCTTTCACTTTATTCCGGTAACTTTGTTTTTGCTAGGTCATTATCTTTAATTGCTTCTTATAACCGAAGTGATTTAGTTGATGTCTTAGCTGATGCTAGTATGCGTATTTGTGAAGGTGAAATATACCAGATGTTAAGCAGTTATAACACTGAACAAAGCCTTAAAGATTATTTAAGAAGAATTGAAAGAAAAACTGCATTACTTATATCTGTAAGTTGTCAGTTAGGGGCAATGATTAAAAATGCTAAAAAAGAAGAGGTTCTTGCTATTCAAAGGTATGGATATTACTTAGGTATGGCATTTCAAATAACTGATGACATATTAGATTTTATAGCTGATGAACAAACTCTTGGTAAACCGACAGGTAGTGATATAAGACAGGGTGTTATAACTTTACCTGCACTTTTTGCTCTAAAACATGATAGTAGAAAAAAAGAGTTAAAATACTTGCTTACATCTCCTGAGTTATGTCAAAGGCAGGCTGATAGAATTATAGATATTGTTACAAATTCACATGGTATAGACTATGCATATAACGTAACGAATAAATACTCAATTAAAGCCAAAGAACAACTAAGGCTCTTACCTAATTGTGAGTTAAAAGATACTTTGGCTAGCTTAACAGATTTTATTTCAGCAAGAGATTTTTAG
- a CDS encoding menaquinone biosynthesis decarboxylase: MAFKDLREFVEFLEKRGELIRVTEEVDPELEITEITDRVSKAYGPALLFENVKGSNFPLLINGFGSEERMALSLRVDSLDDIAQEIIDLLDIADNVPSSMLDKVKILPKLAQLASYIPKTIKTGPCQEVVDYEPALSKFPILKCWPEDAGKFITLPHIYTKNPTNGKRNAGMYRLQVFDDKTTGMHWHTHHDGAENYRMHCEMGKPTEVAVVLGGDPAITYAATAPLPKDIDELMFAGFLRKKPVELVKCKTIDMEVPADAEIVIEGYVDPEERRIEGPFGDHTGYYSLAGEYPVFHVTCITHRKEPIYPTTIVGQPPQEDCYMALATERIFLPLLKFQFPEIIDMHLPMEGVFHNCVFVSIKKTFPGHARKIMSSLWGMGQMMFAKFIIVVDEDVNVHNTSEVLWKVFNNVDPRRDTMIIDGPLDVLDHSAPRALLGSKMGIDATKKWKSEGHDREWPKDIVMSDDIKNLVDQKWSKYGID, translated from the coding sequence TTGGCGTTTAAAGATTTGCGAGAGTTTGTTGAGTTTCTAGAAAAAAGAGGAGAACTTATAAGGGTAACAGAAGAAGTTGACCCAGAATTAGAGATAACTGAAATAACTGATAGGGTAAGTAAGGCTTATGGTCCTGCCCTGTTATTCGAAAATGTAAAAGGATCAAATTTTCCCCTTTTAATTAATGGTTTTGGTAGTGAAGAGAGGATGGCACTAAGTTTAAGAGTCGATAGTCTTGATGATATAGCACAAGAAATAATAGATCTTTTAGATATAGCTGATAATGTGCCAAGCTCTATGCTTGATAAAGTAAAAATACTTCCTAAACTAGCGCAATTAGCTTCTTATATACCAAAAACTATTAAAACTGGTCCTTGCCAGGAAGTAGTTGATTATGAGCCAGCCTTATCTAAGTTTCCTATTCTTAAATGTTGGCCTGAAGATGCAGGAAAATTTATAACATTACCACATATATATACAAAAAATCCTACTAATGGTAAAAGAAATGCAGGTATGTATCGTTTACAAGTTTTTGATGATAAAACAACAGGTATGCACTGGCATACCCATCATGATGGTGCTGAAAACTATAGAATGCATTGTGAAATGGGTAAACCAACTGAAGTTGCAGTTGTTTTAGGAGGAGATCCTGCCATTACCTATGCTGCTACTGCCCCACTTCCTAAGGATATAGATGAATTAATGTTTGCTGGATTTTTGCGCAAAAAACCGGTAGAGTTAGTTAAATGTAAGACTATTGATATGGAAGTTCCTGCTGATGCAGAAATAGTTATAGAAGGTTATGTTGATCCAGAAGAGAGGAGGATTGAAGGACCTTTTGGTGATCATACAGGTTATTATTCATTAGCTGGAGAATATCCGGTATTTCATGTAACCTGTATTACACACCGAAAAGAACCTATTTATCCAACAACAATAGTAGGTCAACCTCCTCAAGAAGATTGCTATATGGCCTTAGCTACAGAAAGGATATTTTTGCCATTATTAAAATTTCAGTTTCCTGAAATAATTGATATGCACTTACCCATGGAAGGAGTATTTCATAATTGTGTTTTTGTATCAATTAAGAAAACATTCCCGGGACATGCACGCAAAATTATGTCCTCCCTTTGGGGTATGGGTCAAATGATGTTTGCAAAATTTATTATTGTTGTTGATGAAGATGTTAATGTTCACAACACATCAGAAGTCTTATGGAAGGTATTTAATAATGTAGATCCTAGAAGAGACACTATGATTATTGATGGTCCGTTAGATGTACTTGACCATTCAGCACCTAGGGCACTTTTAGGTTCTAAAATGGGAATTGACGCTACGAAAAAATGGAAAAGTGAAGGACATGATAGAGAGTGGCCAAAGGATATTGTAATGTCTGATGATATCAAAAATTTAGTAGACCAAAAGTGGAGCAAATATGGTATTGACTAA
- the hemC gene encoding hydroxymethylbilane synthase, producing the protein MYKLRVGTRGSKLALWQAQYVAEKLNEAIPELKVEVKVISTKGDKILDVALSKIGDKGLFTKEIENELLNNEIDIAVHSMKDLPTTLSPGLCIGAVLEREKPNDVLISHKGYTFKELPLNAILGTSSLRRIAQIKAKRPDVICREIRGNVDTRIRKMKEQNLDGIVLAYAGVKRLGLEDIISDFLAEDIIMPAVGQGAVAIEIRENDEATKNVIECISDTKTVVETQAERALLKELEGGCQIPIAAYAKVINEKLILRGKVLSLDGEHFFDKEINGNIENSEEIGRTLAQKLVNDGADKILTEIKKQLGD; encoded by the coding sequence ATGTACAAATTAAGGGTAGGAACAAGGGGTAGTAAGTTAGCCCTATGGCAAGCACAATATGTTGCTGAAAAACTAAATGAGGCAATACCTGAATTAAAAGTAGAAGTTAAAGTAATAAGCACTAAAGGAGACAAAATTTTAGATGTGGCCTTATCTAAAATAGGTGATAAGGGATTATTTACAAAAGAAATAGAAAACGAATTATTAAATAATGAAATAGACATTGCAGTACATAGCATGAAAGATTTACCTACAACATTATCTCCTGGATTATGTATAGGAGCTGTTCTTGAGCGGGAAAAACCTAATGATGTACTAATTTCTCATAAAGGGTACACGTTTAAAGAACTTCCACTAAATGCAATACTTGGCACCTCAAGCCTTAGAAGAATTGCCCAAATAAAAGCAAAACGACCAGATGTAATATGTAGGGAAATAAGAGGTAATGTTGATACAAGAATAAGAAAAATGAAAGAACAAAATTTAGATGGGATAGTGCTTGCGTATGCAGGAGTAAAAAGGTTAGGTCTTGAAGATATTATAAGCGATTTTCTAGCAGAAGATATAATTATGCCTGCTGTTGGTCAGGGTGCTGTAGCAATAGAAATCAGAGAAAATGATGAAGCAACTAAAAATGTCATTGAGTGTATTTCAGATACTAAAACAGTTGTTGAAACTCAAGCAGAACGAGCCTTGCTAAAAGAATTAGAGGGAGGTTGCCAAATACCTATTGCAGCATATGCCAAAGTGATTAATGAAAAATTAATACTTAGAGGCAAAGTTTTATCTCTTGATGGAGAACATTTTTTTGACAAAGAGATTAATGGAAATATTGAAAATTCAGAAGAAATAGGTAGAACATTAGCTCAAAAGCTTGTTAATGATGGTGCGGACAAAATATTAACAGAAATAAAAAAGCAGCTAGGAGATTAA
- a CDS encoding radical SAM/SPASM domain-containing protein, with protein sequence MIGCTKLLCGTATVSDVIKHNAQGGTRAELLQFSSSNRPLVVWNMTNRCNLQCKHCYIDAYDRSYDNEFTTDEAKHFIDDLAAMQVPVLLFSGGEPLIRTDIFELGKYAANKGLRPVISSNGTLIDDEVALKIKESGFQYVGISIDGAPATHDEFRNQKGAFEKALKGARACLNNDVKTGVRFTVNKLNQNDLAEILDIVELEKIPRFCMYHLVYAGRGQSMIEMDTTTDEKRSILEYISQRTIELHNKGVEVEILTTDNHADGIYLYNKISTEDPSRAEEIKQLLTMHGGCSAGTKFANVDSKGNVHPCQFWQDYTIGNVRETPFSELWNSDEELLVKLREKHLYLKGKCAKCDYKTLCAGCRIRAKAVSGDLWDEDPACYLNEEEIKSR encoded by the coding sequence ATGATAGGATGTACAAAGCTTTTATGTGGTACGGCTACAGTTTCAGACGTTATTAAACATAATGCTCAAGGAGGAACAAGGGCTGAGTTGCTCCAGTTTTCTTCATCTAATAGACCTTTAGTAGTTTGGAATATGACTAACAGGTGTAATTTGCAATGCAAACACTGTTATATAGATGCCTATGATCGATCATATGATAATGAGTTTACAACTGATGAAGCTAAGCATTTTATAGATGATTTAGCAGCAATGCAAGTGCCTGTTTTACTTTTTTCAGGTGGAGAGCCACTTATTAGGACAGATATCTTTGAATTAGGAAAATATGCTGCAAATAAAGGTCTTAGACCAGTAATATCTTCTAATGGTACTTTGATTGATGATGAAGTTGCTTTAAAAATTAAAGAAAGTGGATTTCAATATGTAGGAATAAGCATAGATGGAGCTCCTGCAACTCATGATGAATTTCGCAACCAAAAAGGTGCTTTTGAAAAGGCTTTAAAAGGTGCTCGGGCTTGTCTTAATAATGATGTTAAAACAGGAGTAAGATTTACGGTAAATAAATTAAATCAAAATGATTTAGCAGAAATATTAGATATTGTGGAACTTGAGAAAATTCCGCGTTTTTGCATGTATCATCTCGTTTATGCAGGAAGAGGGCAAAGTATGATTGAAATGGATACTACTACTGATGAAAAACGTTCAATCTTAGAATATATATCTCAAAGAACAATAGAGCTTCACAACAAGGGGGTAGAAGTTGAAATCCTAACTACCGATAATCATGCTGATGGTATTTATTTATATAATAAAATATCAACAGAAGATCCTTCACGTGCAGAAGAAATTAAACAGCTTTTAACAATGCATGGTGGATGTTCTGCTGGAACCAAATTTGCCAATGTGGATTCCAAAGGCAATGTGCATCCATGCCAATTTTGGCAAGACTATACAATTGGCAATGTGAGAGAAACTCCTTTTAGTGAATTATGGAATTCAGATGAAGAACTATTAGTAAAACTAAGAGAAAAACATCTTTATTTAAAAGGTAAGTGTGCAAAATGTGATTATAAAACCTTATGTGCAGGATGTCGTATAAGAGCAAAAGCTGTTAGTGGTGATTTATGGGATGAAGATCCTGCATGTTATTTAAACGAAGAAGAAATAAAGAGCAGGTGA
- a CDS encoding UbiX family flavin prenyltransferase codes for MSKYIVAITGASGVIYGINLVKELLDKEHEIHFVASEPAILVIQHELNWDFEESIEKTFNSFFSSDNFYLYKNSDISAKIASGSFITDGMIIIPSSMSTISSVAMGMSNNLIERAADVMLKEKRDLIVVPRETPFSAIHLKNLLALSELGVQIIPAMPAFYNQPTSIEDMVNFIVGKVLDVLKEPNDIFARYEGI; via the coding sequence GTGTCTAAATATATTGTAGCAATAACAGGCGCAAGTGGAGTTATTTATGGAATAAATCTAGTGAAAGAGCTTCTTGATAAAGAACATGAAATTCATTTTGTTGCAAGTGAGCCAGCTATTTTAGTAATACAACACGAATTAAATTGGGATTTTGAAGAATCTATAGAAAAAACCTTTAACAGTTTTTTTTCTAGTGATAATTTTTACTTATATAAAAATAGTGACATTTCAGCTAAAATAGCTAGTGGTTCATTTATTACAGATGGTATGATCATAATACCTAGTAGTATGTCTACTATATCTTCAGTAGCTATGGGAATGTCTAATAACCTCATAGAACGAGCAGCAGATGTTATGTTAAAAGAAAAACGTGATTTAATAGTGGTTCCTAGAGAGACTCCATTTAGTGCTATTCATTTAAAAAACTTATTAGCTTTATCAGAACTGGGTGTTCAGATAATACCGGCTATGCCGGCGTTTTATAATCAACCTACTAGCATTGAAGATATGGTAAACTTCATAGTAGGTAAAGTACTAGATGTATTAAAAGAACCAAATGATATATTTGCTAGATATGAAGGTATATAA
- the hemA gene encoding glutamyl-tRNA reductase, which produces MYILLAGLNHKTAPIEIRETLALNGVKLDNAYEYLTNYNELEGVVILTTCNRTEIYATTRDIEKGVAVLQDFLRNYSGLSVDDIEKHTYQPTCYDAISHIFRVSSGLDSMVLGETQILGQVKEAHFKAMELDASDGVLNTLFQKAVHVGKKVRNETEIDKHPVSVSYTAVELAKNILGTLTDKTVLVVGAGEMSELTTQYLLSNGVSSVIVSNRSYEKAVEMASKFNGKAIYFDALEKELPNADIVISCTSANHYVIKGGSCSKALVARKGKKILMIDIAVPRDIDPSLQEIDGVYIYDIDDLQNVIDKNYFQRQKAGQLAETIIYDELEKFNEWLSMLYVIPVISALKKQGETIKQEELKRAFNRLGKVSDREQKVIVSMANAIVNQLLRNPVIKLKEMALSNSGHLYAEVLKTLFELQVDEEHGQDVQIKGRNKG; this is translated from the coding sequence ATGTATATCCTCCTTGCAGGACTAAACCATAAAACCGCTCCTATTGAAATACGAGAAACTTTAGCTTTAAATGGAGTAAAGCTTGATAATGCATATGAATATTTAACTAATTATAATGAGCTTGAGGGAGTAGTTATTCTTACAACCTGTAACCGAACTGAAATTTATGCAACAACACGAGATATTGAAAAGGGTGTAGCAGTTTTACAGGATTTTTTACGTAATTATTCTGGATTGTCGGTTGATGATATTGAAAAACATACTTATCAGCCCACCTGTTATGATGCAATAAGTCATATTTTCAGAGTTTCAAGTGGATTAGATTCGATGGTTTTAGGTGAAACCCAAATACTAGGACAGGTTAAAGAAGCTCATTTTAAAGCTATGGAACTTGATGCTTCTGATGGAGTATTAAATACTCTTTTTCAAAAAGCAGTTCATGTGGGTAAAAAAGTTAGAAATGAAACAGAAATTGATAAACATCCAGTGTCTGTAAGTTATACAGCTGTTGAGCTAGCGAAAAACATATTAGGTACACTTACAGATAAAACAGTTTTAGTAGTAGGTGCTGGAGAAATGAGTGAACTTACTACCCAGTATTTACTTTCTAATGGGGTTAGTTCAGTTATAGTTTCAAACAGATCTTATGAAAAAGCTGTAGAAATGGCTTCGAAATTTAATGGCAAAGCAATATACTTTGATGCATTAGAGAAAGAACTGCCAAATGCTGATATAGTAATAAGCTGTACTTCTGCGAATCATTATGTAATCAAGGGTGGTAGTTGTAGTAAAGCTTTAGTTGCAAGAAAAGGCAAAAAAATATTAATGATTGATATAGCAGTACCTAGAGATATTGATCCGTCTTTACAAGAAATAGATGGGGTTTATATATATGATATTGACGATTTACAAAATGTAATAGATAAAAACTATTTTCAAAGGCAGAAGGCTGGACAGTTAGCAGAAACAATAATTTATGATGAATTAGAAAAATTTAATGAATGGCTAAGTATGCTTTATGTAATACCAGTTATTAGTGCCCTAAAAAAGCAGGGTGAAACCATAAAACAAGAAGAATTAAAAAGAGCCTTTAATCGTTTAGGAAAAGTAAGTGATAGAGAGCAAAAGGTAATTGTATCAATGGCTAATGCTATTGTTAATCAATTGCTTCGTAATCCAGTTATTAAATTAAAAGAGATGGCTCTTAGTAATTCAGGACATCTTTATGCAGAGGTTTTAAAAACATTATTCGAACTTCAAGTAGATGAGGAGCATGGACAAGATGTACAAATTAAGGGTAGGAACAAGGGGTAG
- a CDS encoding precorrin-2 dehydrogenase/sirohydrochlorin ferrochelatase family protein — MGHLFPIFLDLTNKKCVIIGGGKVAERKVNNLLAYGAKITIVSPEIEHGIKEKVDIGLLTWHKRQFKDKDIKQAYMVYSATNDPVINKRVADLCLAAGILVNAVDDPPNCNFYVPSIVRRNSLVVAISTEGKSPLLAKKLREEFEQIITAEHGEFVDILGNLREIIKKEVKDIEERKKLFESLVNSDILELLQKGEKEKVRERVEQCISSLQD, encoded by the coding sequence ATGGGTCATTTATTTCCGATTTTTTTAGATCTTACTAATAAAAAATGTGTAATTATTGGCGGGGGAAAAGTTGCCGAAAGAAAAGTTAATAACTTGTTAGCTTATGGTGCTAAAATAACAATTGTAAGTCCAGAAATAGAACACGGAATAAAAGAGAAAGTTGATATAGGATTACTAACTTGGCACAAAAGACAGTTTAAAGATAAAGATATTAAACAAGCTTATATGGTCTACTCCGCAACAAATGATCCAGTTATAAATAAAAGAGTTGCTGATTTATGTCTTGCAGCTGGAATACTAGTAAATGCAGTTGATGACCCACCTAATTGTAATTTTTATGTTCCCTCTATTGTAAGAAGAAATTCATTGGTGGTAGCTATATCTACTGAAGGAAAAAGTCCACTATTAGCTAAAAAACTAAGAGAGGAATTTGAACAAATAATTACTGCAGAACATGGAGAGTTTGTAGATATATTAGGAAATTTAAGAGAAATTATTAAAAAAGAGGTAAAAGACATTGAAGAACGAAAGAAGTTATTTGAGAGTCTTGTAAATTCAGATATTTTAGAACTTCTCCAAAAAGGTGAAAAAGAAAAGGTGAGGGAGAGAGTTGAACAATGTATATCCTCCTTGCAGGACTAA